The following coding sequences lie in one Tachysurus fulvidraco isolate hzauxx_2018 chromosome 19, HZAU_PFXX_2.0, whole genome shotgun sequence genomic window:
- the slc5a8 gene encoding sodium-coupled monocarboxylate transporter 1 isoform X1: METKENPASSFCTWDYVVFALMLVISAAIGVYYAFAQRQRQTVRDFLVGGQSMSAVPIALSLTASFMSAITVLGTPVEVYCNGAIFVLSCLGFVLMVVISSEVFLPIFYRLGITSTYEYLELRFNKVVRLFGTVLFIIQTLMHTGVVIYAPAMALNQVTGIRLWGALISTGVVCTFYCTLGGLKAVVWTDVFQMIIMLAGFLAVIVQSVLLQGGVSVIFKDSADGGRLNIWDFDPSPLRRHTFWTIVIGTTFIWTSMYGINQVQVQRYVSCKTLLHAKMSLYINLVSLWAILLSSGFCGLCLYSFYKNCDPWTAKMVSAPDQLMPYLVMDILGDFPGIPGLFVAAAYSGTLSTVSSSINALAAVTIADLIGPYFSLSQQHLSWASKGLSVFYGIACIGLAGVASLMGGLLQTTISVLGVLGGPLLGLFSLGILFPSANSNGGLAGLLSGLIVSLWVCVGAQIYKPLAENIRPLALQTHGCNVTTDENYVLNWTSYSTQASYVTSAEQHKAMDRPLLADYWYSLSYMYFCPVGTLVCIVIGQTVSLFSGGRRLKLEPGLTLMKEDLTCYKIYKLLKQKATGNADRLEMVREKEKSGRTSLAFCDVELDITKTQAHRSV; encoded by the exons ATGGAGACCAAGGAGAATCCAGCATCATCCTTTTGTACTTGGGACTATGTGGTTTTTGCCCTCATGCTGGTCATCTCAGCAGCTATCGGTGTTTATTATGCTTTCGCCCAGCGCCAACGGCAGACCGTCAGGGATTTTCTGGTGGGTGGCCAGAGTATGTCGGCTGTACCCATCGCTCTATCACTGACGGCCAGCTTCATGTCAGCTATCACGGTGCTTGGAACACCAGTGGAGGTCTACTGTAATGGAGCTATCTTTGTTTTAAGCTGCTTAGGCTTTGTCCTGATGGTGGTTATCAGCTCAGAGGTCTTCCTTCCTATCTTCTATAGGCTAGGAATAACAAGCACGTATGAG TACCTAGAGTTGCGGTTCAACAAAGTGGTTCGGCTGTTTGGGACAGTGCTGTTCATCATTCAGACA TTAATGCACACTGGAGTGGTTATCTACGCACCAGCTATGGCTCTAAACCAAG TGACAGGGATACGTCTATGGGGAGCTTTGATATCAACTGGAGTGGTTTGTACCTTCTACTGCACCTTG GGGGGATTAAAGGCTGTGGTGTGGACCGACGTGTTCCAGATGATCATCATGCTGGCTGGGTTCCTGGCTGTCATTGTCCAGTCAGTGCTTCTACAGGGCGGGGTCTCTGTCATCTTCAAGGACTCTGCTGATGGTGGACGACTCAACATATGGGA ctTTGATCCCAGCCCTCTAAGGAGGCACACATTCTGGACCATCGTCATTGGTACTACATTTATCTGGACCAGTATGTATGGTATTAATCAAGTTCAGGTGCAGAGATATGTGTCCTGCAAGACTCTTCTCCATGCCAAAAT GTCACTATATATAAACTTGGTGTCACTCTGGGCCATTCTTCTGTCTTCAGGATtttgtggtttgtgtttgtattcattttataagAACTGTGATCCATGGACAGCAAAAATGGTGTCTGCTCCAGACCAG CTCATGCCATACCTGGTAATGGACATCCTGGGGGACTTCCCTGGCATTCCTGGCCTGTTTGTGGCAGCAGCGTACAGTGGCACACTGAG CACAGTCTCTTCCAGTATAAATGCTCTAGCTGCAGTGACAATTGCAGATCTGATTGGACCATACTTCAGCTTGTCACAGCAACATCTTTCCTGGGCATCTAAAGGACTGA GTGTGTTCTATGGAATAGCGTGCATTGGGCTGGCTGGTGTTGCATCTTTGATGGGGGGATTGTTACAG ACAACTATCAGTGTTCTTGGTGTTCTTGGTGGACCTCTGTTGGGCCTTTTCTCTTTAGGCATCCTGTTTCCTTCTGCTAATTCCAAT GGAGGCTTGGCTGGACTGCTCAGCGGATTAATCGTGTCACTCTGGGTTTGTGTTGGAGCTCAGATCTACAAGCCTTTAGCAGAGAATATCAGGCCTCTTGCTTTACAGACACACGGTTGCAACGTCACCACAGATGAAAATTACGTATTGAACTGGACAAGCTACTCAACACAGGCAAGCTATGTCACTTCAGCTGAGCAGCACAAAGCTATGGACAG GCCTCTGCTGGCTGATTACTGGTACTCACTCTCTTACATGTATTTCTGCCCAGTGGGAACTCTAGTTTGCATAGTTATTGGGCAGACTGTGAGTTTGTTCTCAG GGGGTAGAAGATTAAAACTAGAACCAGGCCTGACATTAATGAAGGAGGATTTAACATGCTATAAGATCTACAAATTACTAAAGCAGAAG GCCACAGGAAATGCAGATAGACTTGAGATggttagagagaaagagaaatctGGCAGAACCAGCCTTGCATTTTGTGATGTGGAGCTGGATATCACAAAAACTCAAGCACACAGATCTGTATAG
- the slc5a8 gene encoding sodium-coupled monocarboxylate transporter 1 isoform X3, whose protein sequence is METKENPASSFCTWDYVVFALMLVISAAIGVYYAFAQRQRQTVRDFLVGGQSMSAVPIALSLTASFMSAITVLGTPVEVYCNGAIFVLSCLGFVLMVVISSEVFLPIFYRLGITSTYEYLELRFNKVVRLFGTVLFIIQTLMHTGVVIYAPAMALNQVTGIRLWGALISTGVVCTFYCTLGGLKAVVWTDVFQMIIMLAGFLAVIVQSVLLQGGVSVIFKDSADGGRLNIWDFDPSPLRRHTFWTIVIGTTFIWTSMYGINQVQVQRYVSCKTLLHAKMSLYINLVSLWAILLSSGFCGLCLYSFYKNCDPWTAKMVSAPDQLMPYLVMDILGDFPGIPGLFVAAAYSGTLSTVSSSINALAAVTIADLIGPYFSLSQQHLSWASKGLTCIGLAGVASLMGGLLQTTISVLGVLGGPLLGLFSLGILFPSANSNGGLAGLLSGLIVSLWVCVGAQIYKPLAENIRPLALQTHGCNVTTDENYVLNWTSYSTQASYVTSAEQHKAMDRPLLADYWYSLSYMYFCPVGTLVCIVIGQTVSLFSGGRRLKLEPGLTLMKEDLTCYKIYKLLKQKATGNADRLEMVREKEKSGRTSLAFCDVELDITKTQAHRSV, encoded by the exons ATGGAGACCAAGGAGAATCCAGCATCATCCTTTTGTACTTGGGACTATGTGGTTTTTGCCCTCATGCTGGTCATCTCAGCAGCTATCGGTGTTTATTATGCTTTCGCCCAGCGCCAACGGCAGACCGTCAGGGATTTTCTGGTGGGTGGCCAGAGTATGTCGGCTGTACCCATCGCTCTATCACTGACGGCCAGCTTCATGTCAGCTATCACGGTGCTTGGAACACCAGTGGAGGTCTACTGTAATGGAGCTATCTTTGTTTTAAGCTGCTTAGGCTTTGTCCTGATGGTGGTTATCAGCTCAGAGGTCTTCCTTCCTATCTTCTATAGGCTAGGAATAACAAGCACGTATGAG TACCTAGAGTTGCGGTTCAACAAAGTGGTTCGGCTGTTTGGGACAGTGCTGTTCATCATTCAGACA TTAATGCACACTGGAGTGGTTATCTACGCACCAGCTATGGCTCTAAACCAAG TGACAGGGATACGTCTATGGGGAGCTTTGATATCAACTGGAGTGGTTTGTACCTTCTACTGCACCTTG GGGGGATTAAAGGCTGTGGTGTGGACCGACGTGTTCCAGATGATCATCATGCTGGCTGGGTTCCTGGCTGTCATTGTCCAGTCAGTGCTTCTACAGGGCGGGGTCTCTGTCATCTTCAAGGACTCTGCTGATGGTGGACGACTCAACATATGGGA ctTTGATCCCAGCCCTCTAAGGAGGCACACATTCTGGACCATCGTCATTGGTACTACATTTATCTGGACCAGTATGTATGGTATTAATCAAGTTCAGGTGCAGAGATATGTGTCCTGCAAGACTCTTCTCCATGCCAAAAT GTCACTATATATAAACTTGGTGTCACTCTGGGCCATTCTTCTGTCTTCAGGATtttgtggtttgtgtttgtattcattttataagAACTGTGATCCATGGACAGCAAAAATGGTGTCTGCTCCAGACCAG CTCATGCCATACCTGGTAATGGACATCCTGGGGGACTTCCCTGGCATTCCTGGCCTGTTTGTGGCAGCAGCGTACAGTGGCACACTGAG CACAGTCTCTTCCAGTATAAATGCTCTAGCTGCAGTGACAATTGCAGATCTGATTGGACCATACTTCAGCTTGTCACAGCAACATCTTTCCTGGGCATCTAAAGGACTGA CGTGCATTGGGCTGGCTGGTGTTGCATCTTTGATGGGGGGATTGTTACAG ACAACTATCAGTGTTCTTGGTGTTCTTGGTGGACCTCTGTTGGGCCTTTTCTCTTTAGGCATCCTGTTTCCTTCTGCTAATTCCAAT GGAGGCTTGGCTGGACTGCTCAGCGGATTAATCGTGTCACTCTGGGTTTGTGTTGGAGCTCAGATCTACAAGCCTTTAGCAGAGAATATCAGGCCTCTTGCTTTACAGACACACGGTTGCAACGTCACCACAGATGAAAATTACGTATTGAACTGGACAAGCTACTCAACACAGGCAAGCTATGTCACTTCAGCTGAGCAGCACAAAGCTATGGACAG GCCTCTGCTGGCTGATTACTGGTACTCACTCTCTTACATGTATTTCTGCCCAGTGGGAACTCTAGTTTGCATAGTTATTGGGCAGACTGTGAGTTTGTTCTCAG GGGGTAGAAGATTAAAACTAGAACCAGGCCTGACATTAATGAAGGAGGATTTAACATGCTATAAGATCTACAAATTACTAAAGCAGAAG GCCACAGGAAATGCAGATAGACTTGAGATggttagagagaaagagaaatctGGCAGAACCAGCCTTGCATTTTGTGATGTGGAGCTGGATATCACAAAAACTCAAGCACACAGATCTGTATAG
- the slc5a8 gene encoding sodium-coupled monocarboxylate transporter 1 isoform X2, whose protein sequence is METKENPASSFCTWDYVVFALMLVISAAIGVYYAFAQRQRQTVRDFLVGGQSMSAVPIALSLTASFMSAITVLGTPVEVYCNGAIFVLSCLGFVLMVVISSEVFLPIFYRLGITSTYEYLELRFNKVVRLFGTVLFIIQTLMHTGVVIYAPAMALNQVTGIRLWGALISTGVVCTFYCTLAVVWTDVFQMIIMLAGFLAVIVQSVLLQGGVSVIFKDSADGGRLNIWDFDPSPLRRHTFWTIVIGTTFIWTSMYGINQVQVQRYVSCKTLLHAKMSLYINLVSLWAILLSSGFCGLCLYSFYKNCDPWTAKMVSAPDQLMPYLVMDILGDFPGIPGLFVAAAYSGTLSTVSSSINALAAVTIADLIGPYFSLSQQHLSWASKGLSVFYGIACIGLAGVASLMGGLLQTTISVLGVLGGPLLGLFSLGILFPSANSNGGLAGLLSGLIVSLWVCVGAQIYKPLAENIRPLALQTHGCNVTTDENYVLNWTSYSTQASYVTSAEQHKAMDRPLLADYWYSLSYMYFCPVGTLVCIVIGQTVSLFSGGRRLKLEPGLTLMKEDLTCYKIYKLLKQKATGNADRLEMVREKEKSGRTSLAFCDVELDITKTQAHRSV, encoded by the exons ATGGAGACCAAGGAGAATCCAGCATCATCCTTTTGTACTTGGGACTATGTGGTTTTTGCCCTCATGCTGGTCATCTCAGCAGCTATCGGTGTTTATTATGCTTTCGCCCAGCGCCAACGGCAGACCGTCAGGGATTTTCTGGTGGGTGGCCAGAGTATGTCGGCTGTACCCATCGCTCTATCACTGACGGCCAGCTTCATGTCAGCTATCACGGTGCTTGGAACACCAGTGGAGGTCTACTGTAATGGAGCTATCTTTGTTTTAAGCTGCTTAGGCTTTGTCCTGATGGTGGTTATCAGCTCAGAGGTCTTCCTTCCTATCTTCTATAGGCTAGGAATAACAAGCACGTATGAG TACCTAGAGTTGCGGTTCAACAAAGTGGTTCGGCTGTTTGGGACAGTGCTGTTCATCATTCAGACA TTAATGCACACTGGAGTGGTTATCTACGCACCAGCTATGGCTCTAAACCAAG TGACAGGGATACGTCTATGGGGAGCTTTGATATCAACTGGAGTGGTTTGTACCTTCTACTGCACCTTG GCTGTGGTGTGGACCGACGTGTTCCAGATGATCATCATGCTGGCTGGGTTCCTGGCTGTCATTGTCCAGTCAGTGCTTCTACAGGGCGGGGTCTCTGTCATCTTCAAGGACTCTGCTGATGGTGGACGACTCAACATATGGGA ctTTGATCCCAGCCCTCTAAGGAGGCACACATTCTGGACCATCGTCATTGGTACTACATTTATCTGGACCAGTATGTATGGTATTAATCAAGTTCAGGTGCAGAGATATGTGTCCTGCAAGACTCTTCTCCATGCCAAAAT GTCACTATATATAAACTTGGTGTCACTCTGGGCCATTCTTCTGTCTTCAGGATtttgtggtttgtgtttgtattcattttataagAACTGTGATCCATGGACAGCAAAAATGGTGTCTGCTCCAGACCAG CTCATGCCATACCTGGTAATGGACATCCTGGGGGACTTCCCTGGCATTCCTGGCCTGTTTGTGGCAGCAGCGTACAGTGGCACACTGAG CACAGTCTCTTCCAGTATAAATGCTCTAGCTGCAGTGACAATTGCAGATCTGATTGGACCATACTTCAGCTTGTCACAGCAACATCTTTCCTGGGCATCTAAAGGACTGA GTGTGTTCTATGGAATAGCGTGCATTGGGCTGGCTGGTGTTGCATCTTTGATGGGGGGATTGTTACAG ACAACTATCAGTGTTCTTGGTGTTCTTGGTGGACCTCTGTTGGGCCTTTTCTCTTTAGGCATCCTGTTTCCTTCTGCTAATTCCAAT GGAGGCTTGGCTGGACTGCTCAGCGGATTAATCGTGTCACTCTGGGTTTGTGTTGGAGCTCAGATCTACAAGCCTTTAGCAGAGAATATCAGGCCTCTTGCTTTACAGACACACGGTTGCAACGTCACCACAGATGAAAATTACGTATTGAACTGGACAAGCTACTCAACACAGGCAAGCTATGTCACTTCAGCTGAGCAGCACAAAGCTATGGACAG GCCTCTGCTGGCTGATTACTGGTACTCACTCTCTTACATGTATTTCTGCCCAGTGGGAACTCTAGTTTGCATAGTTATTGGGCAGACTGTGAGTTTGTTCTCAG GGGGTAGAAGATTAAAACTAGAACCAGGCCTGACATTAATGAAGGAGGATTTAACATGCTATAAGATCTACAAATTACTAAAGCAGAAG GCCACAGGAAATGCAGATAGACTTGAGATggttagagagaaagagaaatctGGCAGAACCAGCCTTGCATTTTGTGATGTGGAGCTGGATATCACAAAAACTCAAGCACACAGATCTGTATAG